A genomic stretch from Juglans microcarpa x Juglans regia isolate MS1-56 chromosome 3S, Jm3101_v1.0, whole genome shotgun sequence includes:
- the LOC121257823 gene encoding bifunctional phosphatase IMPL2, chloroplastic-like gives MVTQSCLVSQTPSFLSFFPKTPIPTPTRTSSFSFSFNKASNLRFPISLSRPTAMASNSNLSNDVPDARQQLDFLDSELDHFAKIANKVADAAGEVNRRYFRNKFEILVKEDLSPVTIADQAAEESMVKIILENFPSHAIYGEENGWRCKEKFADYVWVLDPIDGTKSFITGKPLFGTLIALLYRGKPILGIIDQPILRERWIGRSGRKTTLNGQEVSTRTCAELSQAYLYTTSPHLFSGDAEAAFVRVRNKVKVPLYGCDCYAYALLASGFVDLVVESGLKPYDFLSLIPVIEGAGGVITDWKGNQLHWEASPDSRATSFNVVAAGDKQIHQQAVDSLQWQ, from the exons ATGGTCACTCAGTCCTGCCTCGTCTCCCAAACCCCTTCATTCCTCTCCTTCTTTCCCAAAACTCCTATTCCCACTCCCACTCGCACCTcctcattctcattctcattcaaCAAAGCCTCCAACCTTCGTttcccaatctctctctctcgcccaaCCGCAATGGCCTCCAACTCCAACCTCTCAAATGACGTCCCCGATGCCCGTCAACAACTAGACTTTCTAGATTCCGAACTCGATCACTTTGCTAAGATCGCCAACAAGGTCGCCGACGCCGCCGGAGAAGTCAATCGGAGGTACTTCCGGAATAAATTCGAGATTCTTGTCAAGGAGGATCTGA GTCCTGTAACCATTGCAGATCAAGCAGCAGAGGAATCTATGGTTAAAATTATACTTGAGAATTTTCCTTCGCATGCAAT TTATGGAGAGGAGAATGGATGGAGGTGCAAAGAGAAGTTTGCGGACTATGTTTGGGTTTTAGATCCAATAGATGGAACAAAGAGTTTCATCACTg GAAAACCCTTGTTCGGTACCCTAATTGCACTCCTATACAGGGGTAAACCA ATTCTTGGCATAATCGATCAGCCTATTCTGAGAGAAAGATGGATTGGGAGAAGTGGAAGGAAAACAACACTAAATGGACAAGAAGTGTCTACTCGCACTTGTGCAGAACTGTCACAAGCCTACTT GTACACTACAAGTCCACATCTCTTCAGTGGAGATGCCGAAGCAGCATTTGTTCGTGTTAGAAACAAG GTAAAAGTGCCATTATATGGCTGTGACTGCTATGCTTATGCTCTTTTGGCTTCTGGTTTTGTGGATCTAGTTGTTGAGTCTGGTTTAAAG CCGTATGATTTCCTTTCGTTGATACCTGTGATAGAAGGTGCGGGGGGTGTTATAACCGATTGGAAAGGAAACCAGCTTCACTGGGAGGCGTCTCCAGATTCACGTGCAACAA GTTTTAACGTGGTGGCAGCTGGGGACAAACAGATTCACCAACAAGCTGTAGATTCATTACAATGGCAGTAA
- the LOC121258028 gene encoding protein CASPARIAN STRIP INTEGRITY FACTOR 1-like isoform X3: MGLILIFFSCRCLLYILVQGRQSKFFNELAKEADTMNEGIPVQKPSRHDEEDSIHERLLRVNTKDYGRYDPAPALVKPPFKLIPN, encoded by the exons ATGGGTttgatcttgatcttctttTCCTGCAGATGCTTATTATACATATTAGTGCAAG GTAGGCAGTCCAAGTTCTTCAATGAGTTGGCTAAAGAAGCGGATACAATGAATGAG GGAATACCAGTACAGAAACCATCCCGCCACGATGAAGAGGACAGTATCCACGAGAGGCTTTTAAGGGTCAACACAAAAGACTATGGAAGATATGATCCAGCACCAGCTCTTGTGAAGCCTCCTTTCAAACTCATACCCAACTGA
- the LOC121258028 gene encoding protein CASPARIAN STRIP INTEGRITY FACTOR 1-like isoform X4 produces MGLILIFFSCRCLLYILVQGRQSKFFNELAKEADTMNEKPSRHDEEDSIHERLLRVNTKDYGRYDPAPALVKPPFKLIPN; encoded by the exons ATGGGTttgatcttgatcttctttTCCTGCAGATGCTTATTATACATATTAGTGCAAG GTAGGCAGTCCAAGTTCTTCAATGAGTTGGCTAAAGAAGCGGATACAATGAATGAG AAACCATCCCGCCACGATGAAGAGGACAGTATCCACGAGAGGCTTTTAAGGGTCAACACAAAAGACTATGGAAGATATGATCCAGCACCAGCTCTTGTGAAGCCTCCTTTCAAACTCATACCCAACTGA
- the LOC121258028 gene encoding protein CASPARIAN STRIP INTEGRITY FACTOR 1-like isoform X2, with translation MGLILLKKLSILFLILASLLSACIAGGQSKFFNELAKEADTMNEKPSRHDEEDSIHERLLRVNTKDYGRYDPAPALVKPPFKLIPN, from the exons ATGGGTCTCATTCTTCTCAAGAAACTCAGCATCCTCTTCCTCATTTTAGCATCACTCTTATCAGCTTGTATTGCAGGTGG GCAGTCCAAGTTCTTCAATGAGTTGGCTAAAGAAGCGGATACAATGAATGAG AAACCATCCCGCCACGATGAAGAGGACAGTATCCACGAGAGGCTTTTAAGGGTCAACACAAAAGACTATGGAAGATATGATCCAGCACCAGCTCTTGTGAAGCCTCCTTTCAAACTCATACCCAACTGA
- the LOC121258028 gene encoding protein CASPARIAN STRIP INTEGRITY FACTOR 1-like isoform X1, whose translation MGLILLKKLSILFLILASLLSACIAGGQSKFFNELAKEADTMNEGIPVQKPSRHDEEDSIHERLLRVNTKDYGRYDPAPALVKPPFKLIPN comes from the exons ATGGGTCTCATTCTTCTCAAGAAACTCAGCATCCTCTTCCTCATTTTAGCATCACTCTTATCAGCTTGTATTGCAGGTGG GCAGTCCAAGTTCTTCAATGAGTTGGCTAAAGAAGCGGATACAATGAATGAG GGAATACCAGTACAGAAACCATCCCGCCACGATGAAGAGGACAGTATCCACGAGAGGCTTTTAAGGGTCAACACAAAAGACTATGGAAGATATGATCCAGCACCAGCTCTTGTGAAGCCTCCTTTCAAACTCATACCCAACTGA
- the LOC121257123 gene encoding receptor like protein 21-like, which produces MVFDVSDNQLDGNIPSYPGIIQQFDISNNRFQGNVPSSIFSNQSQISLFDASSNQLEGLVSFSIFANSSSLDYLDLSSNHELEVETESPSWIPTFQLTTLNLARCNLNKKNGHVVPSFISTQINLQYLDLSYNSLEGGIPCQLFFNTNTTELYLRSNKIEGSFLDCFIHGTLNLEKFDISDNHVKGPLPENFGSLFSSLSHVDMSSNELEGKIPSSFGSMSLEILDLSNNKLSGTIPRSLTGNDSTPLVYLNLSNNTLQGEMLPRDSNMTKLECLYLSGNQFEGIISPAISNSPLVILDVRGNYLSGNIPKWLYDHPHLVAVLLSGNHLEGHLTQRLCRMQRLQVFDVSRNRLSGGIPSCLDNVTFWKKSSPSSTNSNYFTQKGRLYYLLTQSNSSDYGLSFVSMFRIKDKVYTFKGVPLLLMTGIDLSSNHFTGGIPTEMGELSQLRSLNLSHNSLTGSIPISFQNLTNVENLDLSHNKLRGKIPSELVVLTSLSAFSVAYNNLSGRIPFERQFSTFEMRCYDGNPELCGDPLPGKCSSTNQPKDEKERNRIIDHPLFFYAFVTVSYAFGFWAFFGILIINKNWRQKYFRAVDRYIESFLEYLSK; this is translated from the coding sequence ATGGTGTTCGATGTTTCGGATAATCAATTGGACGGCAATATTCCCTCTTATCCAGGGATAATTCAACAGTTTGATATTTCGAATAATCGCTTTCAGGGTAATGTGCCTTCATCAATATTCTCTAATCAAAGCCAGATTTCCTTGTTCGATGCTTCTAGTAATCAATTAGAAGGGCTGGTGTCATTTTCCATATTTGCCAATTCTTCAAGTCTCGATTACCTTGATCTTTCAAGCAATCATGAGTTGGAAGTTGAAACTGAGTCTCCCTCGTGGATCCCGACCTTTCAGCTAACTACACTGAATTTGGCGAGGTGTAACCTCAACAAGAAGAATGGTCATGTTGTCCCGAGCTTCATCTCCACCCAGATTAACTTGCAGTACCTGGACTTGTCGTACAACTCCTTAGAAGGAGGCATACCTTGTCAACTGTTCTTTAACACCAACACCACTGAGTTATACTTGAGAAGCAACAAAATTGAAGGTTCTTTTCTTGATTGCTTCATTCATGGAACTTTAAACCTCGAAAAGTTTGACATATCTGATAATCACGTTAAAGGTCCCCTTCCTGAAAATTTTGGAAGTCTTTTTTCATCCTTATCACATGTTGACATGTCATCAAATGAACTAGAAGGTAAAATTCCTTCATCCTTTGGTAGTATGTCTCTCGAAATATTAGACCTTTCTAACAACAAGCTCTCGGGAACAATACCACGAAGTTTGACTGGAAATGACAGTACTCCACTCGTATATTTAAATCTGTCAAACAACACGCTGCAAGGAGAAATGCTCCCAAGGGACTCCAACATGACAAAGCTTGAGTGCTTATATCTTAGCGGCAATCAGTTTGAAGGAATTATCTCGCCTGCAATATCTAACAGTCCCTTGGTAATCCTAGATGTTCGTGGCAATTACTTGTCTGGTAACATTCCAAAGTGGCTGTATGATCATCCTCACTTGGTAGCCGTTCTTTTAAGTGGAAATCACCTTGAAGGTCACCTAACACAAAGATTGTGTCGAATGCAAAGACTGCAAGTTTTTGATGTCTCTCGTAATCGTCTTTCAGGAGGCATTCCCTCCTGCCTTGATAACGTTACATTCTGGAAGAAGAGTTCTCCAAGCTCTACTAACTCCAACTATTTCACGCAAAAGGGTCGACTGTATTACCTATTAACTCAGAGTAATAGTTCAGACTATGGGTTGAGCTTCGTATCAATGTTTCGGATAAAAGATAAGGTATATACTTTCAAAGGTGTCCCCCTCTTGCTGATGACTGGAATTGACTTGTCATCAAACCATTTTACAGGTGGCATTCCCACTGAAATGGGAGAATTATCACAGCTTCGGTCCTTAAACTTGTCGCATAACTCTCTAACAGGTTCCATTCCAATATCTTTCCAAAACTTGACAAATGTGGAGAATTTGGATCTTTCTCACAACAAGTTGAGGGGTAAAATTCCTTCTGAATTGGTTGTTCTCACTTCTCTATCTGCATTCAGCGTTGCCTACAACAATCTTTCAGGACGAATCCCATTTGAGCGGCAATTTTCAACTTTCGAAATGCGATGCTATGACGGTAATCCAGAACTCTGTGGAGACCCCCTGCCAGGAAAATGCTCAAGCACAAACCAACCGAAAGACGAAAAAGAAAGGAACAGGATAATTGATCACCCTTTATTCTTCTACGCATTTGTAACAGTATCCTATGCATTCGGGTTTTGGGCTTTCTTTGGGATCCTTATCATTAACAAGAACTGGAGGCAGAAGTATTTTAGAGCTGTGGACAGATATATTGAGTCGTTTTTGGAATATCTTTCCAAGTAA